A window of the Caretta caretta isolate rCarCar2 chromosome 21, rCarCar1.hap1, whole genome shotgun sequence genome harbors these coding sequences:
- the LRIF1 gene encoding ligand-dependent nuclear receptor-interacting factor 1, whose protein sequence is MRYFHKILGISYFDCITIEEVHNIITQCTGSYEDLLMTVKKHKLKCLPEIEPDSRRLPAKPEGLSTLKGGGRQIPLLPLFSLRKWLVIGGRLLPTGWHAQGPAARRPVGAAGGSCRRKCVLTGSFGVRPAERGRDVGRGQRRAPLEGAARARQGESPDPPGAGAGAGAAPEEPPRPGSALDSAPLRRGRPGASRARPARHVRAAAGGAAEPRGRARQRRAVIRNEKVCSSEKATEIKHKRESHGKQYHELRKKFGLFKEERVYLNRIPCGIPPAGSEASVCSNNNVKKNNDSWSASPQETVITTKKQDHGEEEKIILDLEQDLTKKRKAKLSPVPENGKRRKMTVKSAINPSVENNSTGSVILNKRISSTPVLSQQKNSTGSIGSSLGRNSEQDPCVQDNQVQDTCCSALVFSEDDVSTSESSFREDAFPLTPPDLDETIRDEKIKRLKRLLREREAALEEIRKKMQQT, encoded by the exons CCTCCCGGAAATAGAgcccgattccaggagactcccggcGAAACCGGAAGGGTTGTCAACCCTG AAAGGCGGCGGGCGGCAAATTCCGCTCCTTCCTCTTTTTTCCCTCCGGAAGTGGCTGGTGATTGGAGGGAGGCTGCTTCCTACTGGCTGGCACGCCCAGGGCCCCGCTGCGAGGCGACCAGTGGGAGCGGCGGGAGGCTCCTGCCGCCGGAAGTGCGTTTTAACGGGCTCCTTCGGGGTCCGTCCCGCCGAGCGGGGCAGGGACGTGGGCCGCGGGCAGCGCCGGGCCCCGCTGGAGGGAGCCGCCCGCGCCCGGCAGGGGGAGTCGCCGGACCCGCCCggcgccggggccggggccggggccgctcCGGAGGAGCCGCCGCGCCCGGGGAGtgccctggacagcgcccccctGCGCCGCGGGCGGCCGGGCGCCTCCCGGGCCCGCCCCGCGCGCCATGTCCGGGCCGCCGCTGGGGGCGCCGCAGAGCCCCGAGGAAGGGCCCGGCAGCGCCGCGCAGTG ATTCGAAATGAGAAGGTGTGCTCATCAGAAAAGGCCACTGAAATCAAACACAAAAGAGAATCCCATGGGAAACAATACCATGAATTAAGAAAGAAATTCGGTCTTTTTAAAGAGGAGAGAGTATACCTTAATAGAATTCCCTGTGGAATTCCTCCTGCAGGATCAGAAGCAAGTGTGTGCTCCAATAATAACGTTAAAAAGAATAATGATTCTTGGAGTGCATCACCTCAAGAAACGGTGATAACAACCAAGAAGCAGGACCATGGTGAAGAGGAAAAG ATAATTTTGGACCTGGAACAGGATttgactaaaaaaagaaaagcaaaactcTCACCAGTGCCAGaaaatggaaagagaaggaaaatgacGGTCAAATCAGCCATAAATCCAAGCGTGGAAAACAACAGCACCGGTTCTGTAATACTTAACAAGCGTATTTCATCCACACCAGTCTTATCACAGCAGAAAAATTCCACAGGCTCTATCGGATCTTCTCTAGGGAGGAACTCTGAGCAAGACCCATGTGTTCAAGATAACCAAGTTCAAGACACCTGCTGTTCAGCTTTAGTTTTTTCTGAAGATGATGTTTCGACTAGTGAAAGTTCCTTTCGAGAAGATGCTTTCCCTTTGACTCCACCAGACTTGGATGAAACAATCAGGGATGAAAAAATAAAACGACTGAAACGGCTATTAAGAGAACGAGAGGCAGCACTGGAAGAAATTCGTAAAAAGATGCAGCAGACCTGA